Proteins encoded together in one Antennarius striatus isolate MH-2024 chromosome 13, ASM4005453v1, whole genome shotgun sequence window:
- the LOC137606464 gene encoding protocadherin alpha-C2-like, translating to MAVAGICNWIGNNVPFYFVIFSLFCGLSFGQLRYSISEELENGALVGDLAHDLGLDIQKLNTRKIKVTSNSGKRYVIVNPKNGKLLVNERIDRETLCDLSITCLINLNVLVENPTEEHRVEVEILDVNDNAPHFPRDEYQLEIIESALPGSRYPIENAQDPDIGSNSVRIYQLSTNDHFALVSNKPSMNTKHIELVLKKPLDREQTPYHQLILSAVDGGTPEKAGMAKINIRVLDSNDNNPTFDNSVYKVKLLENSPKDTLVIKLNAVDLDEGINGEVYYSFSSYTPERVRQMFSMDTHTGEIRVRNNVDYEETNSYEMYIQAMDKGPGAVASHCKVVVEVVDVNDNVPQIVLSSLSSPVREDARADTVVALISVTDRDSGANKQVSLEIPTGLPFKIKSFRNYYTLVTSAFLDRETTDAYNVTLSATDGGNPPLSSQKTIQVDVADVNDNPPRFEQTSYTVYVAENNAPGASLCTVKAQDADIKENARITYTVLNDNNHGIPVTSYVSVKADTGEAYALRAFDYESLREFHFQVKAQDGGIPPLSRVATVYIYIMDQNDHSPLIVNPPGNGTRSLETVQKNAEPGALVTKVVAYDADAGPNAWLVYVLDTATDLDLFKVHEHTGEIRTTRRIQEDNYTSFALTVVVRDHGQPALSSTATINVAVMEVPPKAAPDPKRIIRPHSMLLFSNVTLYLIVALSATTFVFLVTVVVLAIVRCHAYCTQPGSCSPCCVSQKPPPDGGSSSVSAGGGGSGAAGAQQPNNNVVLRRDLKVEPHYIEVRGNGSLTKTYCYKTCLTATSGSDTFMFYNTGRPISGTWGSGADRFFTSGSGFVRRLSMPDASLQICPEPKAPNADWRYSASLRAGVQSAVHMEESSVMQGAQGMLVQNWPTVSSAADGEGGGELSPPVGAGVNSNSWHFRYGAAQGYCPQQPLKPGEIPPEAFIIPGSPAIISIRHDAGPVDDKGDFISFGKKDEAKKKKKKKKDKKDKKEKGKGDGGDD from the exons ATGGCTGTGGCGGGGATATGCAACTGGATAGGGAATAATGtgcctttttattttgtgatattttccTTATTTTGTGGCCTTTCATTTGGACAGTTGCGTTATTCTATTTCAGAAGAACTAGAAAATGGAGCGCTGGTTGGTGATCTGGCGCATGACTTGGGGCTGGATATTCAAAAGCTCAATACCAGAAAAATTAAGGTAACCTCCAACAGTGGTAAGCGTTATGTGATTGTCAACCCCAAAAATGGGAAATTACTTGTTAATGAACGGATCGACAGAGAGACACTGTGTGACTTGTCCATCACCTGCCTCATCAATCTGAACGTGCTGGTCGAAAACCCCACGGAGGAGCATCGCGTTGAGGTGGAGATTTTGGATGTCAATGATAATGCGCCACATTTCCCCAGAGATGAGTACCAACTGGAAATAATTGAATCCGCTTTACCGGGCTCTCGTTACCCGATTGAAAATGCCCAAGATCCAGACATCGGGTCAAATTCAGTTCGCATCTACCAGCTTAGCACAAATGACCATTTTGCGTTGGTATCGAACAAACCCTCTATGAATACGAAGCACATCGAGCTAGTGCTCAAAAAGCCCCTTGATCGTGAACAGACGCCTTATCATCAGTTAATTCTAAGTGCTGTGGATGGTGGGACGCCAGAGAAAGCAGGAATGGCTAAAATTAACATCAGGGTCCTGGACTCAAATGATAATAATCCCACGTTTGACAACTCAGTGTACAAGGTGAAACTGTTAGAAAATTCACCCAAAGACACTCTGGTAATTAAACTGAATGCAGTTGATCTGGATGAGGGTATAAATGGAGAGGTTTATTATTCTTTCAGCAGCTACACCCCAGAGAGAGTGAGGCAGATGTTCAGCATGGACACTCACACGGGAGAAATACGAGTAAGGAACAATGTTGACTACGAAGAAACCAACTCCTACGAGATGTACATCCAGGCAATGGACAAGGGCCCTGGAGCTGTGGCGTCCCACTGCAAGGTGGTGGTCGAGGTGGTGGATGTGAATGACAACGTCCCTCAAATAGTGTTGTCATCTCTATCCAGTCCGGTGAGGGAGGACGCTCGTGCAGACACAGTCGTGGCCCTCATTAGCGTTACCGATCGAGACTCCGGAGCCAACAAGCAGGTGAGCTTAGAGATCCCAACTGGCCTTCCTTTCAAGATCAAGTCATTCAGAAATTACTACACTCTGGTTACCTCTGCCTTCCTGGACCGTGAGACCACCGATGCCTACAATGTCACTCTGAGTGCCACAGACGGGGGAaaccctcctctctcctcccagaAGACCATACAGGTGGACGTGGCTGATGTTAATGACAACCCACCACGATTTGAGCAGACATCCTATACAGTCTATGTGGCTGAGAACAATGCCCCAGGGGCATCTTTGTGTACTGTGAAAGCTCAAGATGCAGACATCAAAGAGAACGCCCGTATCACCTACACAGTGCTCAATGACAACAACCATGGCATCCCTGTCACCTCGTATGTGTCTGTGAAGGCCGATACAGGGGAAGCTTATGCCCTGCGAGCCTTCGACTATGAGTCACTGAGAGAGTTTCACTTCCAGGTCAAAGCCCAAGATGGGGGCATTCCTCCACTCAGCCGCGTAGCCACCGTCTACATCTACATAATGGATCAGAATGACCATTCACCGCTGATAGTCAACCCTCCTGGTAATGGCACCCGATCCTTGGAGACGGTGCAGAAGAATGCGGAGCCTGGTGCCTTGGTGACCAAAGTGGTGGCTTATGATGCCGATGCTGGTCCAAATGCTTGGCTGGTATATGTCCTGGACACAGCCACCGACTTGGACTTGTTCAAGGTGCATGAACACACCGGCGAGATCAGAACCACTCGCAGGATCCAGGAGGACAACTACACCTCCTTTGCTCTAACCGTTGTAGTGAGGGACCACGGGCAGCCTGCGCTCTCCTCCACCGCCACCATAAATGTGGCTGTGATGGAGGTACCTCCCAAAGCGGCCCCTGACCCCAAGAGGATCATCCGACCTCACAGCATGCTGCTTTTCTCCAACGTGACCCTGTACTTGATTGTGGCTTTGAGTGCCAccacttttgttttccttgtcaCTGTGGTGGTGCTGGCCATCGTCCGCTGTCATGCCTACTGCACCCAGCCGGGGTCCTGCTCCCCTTGCTGTGTGTCACAGAAGCCCCCCCCAGATGGTGGGAGCAGCAGCGTAAGTGCTGGTGGGGGAGGCAGTGGTGCAGCTGGAGCGCAACAACCTAATAACAATGTGGTGCTTCGGAGAGACCTTAAAGTGGAGCCTCATTACATCGAAGTTCGTGGGAATGGCTCCCTAACAAAGACTTACTGCTACAAGACCTGCCTGACAGCCACCTCTGGCAGTGACACTTTCATGTTCTACAACACAGGACGTCCCATCAGTGGTACCTGGGGCAGCGGTGCCGACCGCTTCTTCACGAGTGGAAGTGGCTTTGTCCGCAGACTGAGTATGCCTGATGCTTCGTTGCAAATCTGCCCAGAG CCAAAAGCTCCAAATGCTGACTGGCGATATTCTGCATCTTTGAGGGCAGGGGTGCAGAG TGCGGTCCACATGGAAGAGTCCTCGGTGATGCAGGGTGCACAGGGGATGCTGGTCCAGAACTGGCCCACGGTCTCCAGTGCTGCAG ATGGAGAGGGTGGTGGAGAGCTGTCACCCCCAGTTGGTGCTGGAGTCAACAGCAACAGCTGGCACTTCAGATATGGCGCTGCACAAGGCTACTGCCCTCAACAGCCCCTGAAGCCTGGGGAGATTCCTCCTGAAGCCTTCATCATTCCCGGATCGCCAGCCATCATTTCTATCCGACATGATGCTGGCCCCGTGGACGACAAAGGTGATTTCATAAGCTTTGGAAAGAAGGATGAggctaagaagaagaagaagaagaagaaagacaagaaggaCAAGAAGGAGAAAGGAAAGGGTGATGGGGGAGATGACTAA